Proteins found in one Campylobacter concisus genomic segment:
- the rpsJ gene encoding 30S ribosomal protein S10 has translation MERIRLKLKAYDHRVLDRTVAAIVEAVKRTGADVRGPVPMPTKIKRYTVLKSPHINKDSREQFEMRIHARMLDIVAATPETVDSLTKLDLAPEVNVEVRAMK, from the coding sequence ATGGAAAGAATCAGGTTAAAGCTAAAAGCTTACGACCATAGAGTTCTAGACCGCACTGTTGCAGCAATCGTAGAAGCTGTCAAACGAACAGGTGCCGACGTTCGTGGCCCGGTACCAATGCCTACAAAGATCAAACGCTATACAGTCTTAAAATCTCCACACATCAACAAAGACTCACGTGAGCAGTTTGAGATGAGAATACACGCTCGTATGCTTGACATCGTAGCTGCTACTCCAGAAACTGTAGATAGCCTAACAAAACTCGACCTGGCTCCAGAAGTTAATGTCGAAGTTCGTGCGATGAAATAA
- the rplC gene encoding 50S ribosomal protein L3: protein MEYIVEKIGMSRTIATKSTPVTLLKLVEAKVCEIDENKRAIVAYAHTKANNKAIAGQQKKYNLTAEFNKFATLEVANSEVGNLDFTPLNEAKILKVSFNSKGRGYQGVVKRHGFGGGPKSHGSRFHRRHGSIGNCEWPGRVQPGMKMAGHMGNEKVTVKNELISFDAQNGIVVVKGCVPGHNGAMGKIRIVK, encoded by the coding sequence ATGGAATATATTGTAGAAAAAATAGGCATGAGTAGAACGATTGCCACGAAGAGTACGCCAGTTACACTACTTAAGCTAGTTGAGGCTAAAGTATGTGAGATCGACGAAAACAAACGTGCTATCGTAGCGTATGCCCACACTAAAGCAAACAACAAAGCTATCGCTGGTCAGCAAAAGAAATACAATCTGACTGCAGAATTTAACAAATTTGCTACGCTTGAAGTAGCTAATAGCGAAGTTGGAAACCTAGACTTTACACCATTAAATGAGGCTAAAATTTTAAAAGTTAGCTTTAACTCAAAAGGTAGAGGCTACCAAGGCGTGGTAAAAAGACATGGTTTTGGTGGTGGTCCAAAAAGCCACGGCTCACGTTTCCACAGACGCCACGGTTCAATTGGTAACTGCGAATGGCCAGGTCGTGTTCAACCAGGTATGAAAATGGCAGGACACATGGGTAATGAGAAAGTTACTGTTAAAAACGAGCTAATAAGCTTTGACGCTCAAAATGGCATCGTAGTTGTAAAAGGTTGCGTTCCTGGTCACAATGGTGCAATGGGTAAAATAAGGATTGTAAAATGA
- a CDS encoding ATP-binding protein, whose amino-acid sequence MNQLELYYNQPLKSSKFIPRKYEIISPKTLIVGAISSGKTALVYEFLSHYKSEERLYVNLDDLRIDRTLLLANLKEFLEKNTQIKVLAVENLQATDLANLDFLKGATLENIILTSKEFSLTIDGFARINLNYLDYEEFILFFKKNLDQDLLFSYFLAHGNEIASAFLDSSEVTAHLQQLLRANLSEQSIAILKECAPKCHDMLSTFGIYKNLKEQMKISKDSVYNTVASLNENGFIELVPNLDESSTSKKLYFTNFALRNALYLKKDFLAVFANVVFCELLKFKDEIYYTKEIDFFLNKRKIAIICVPFSAPEIIFLKFKKLHASLKELGVSKLQIISVANQAELSFEGIKCEILPFSRWSLGL is encoded by the coding sequence ATGAACCAATTAGAGCTTTATTACAATCAGCCGCTTAAATCAAGTAAATTTATCCCCAGGAAATACGAAATCATCTCGCCAAAAACGCTTATCGTTGGCGCCATTTCAAGTGGCAAAACAGCCCTTGTTTATGAGTTTTTGAGCCATTATAAAAGCGAAGAGAGACTTTATGTAAATTTAGACGATCTAAGGATAGACAGAACCTTACTTTTAGCAAATTTAAAAGAATTTTTAGAAAAAAATACCCAGATAAAGGTGCTCGCAGTTGAAAATTTACAAGCTACTGACCTTGCAAATTTAGACTTTTTAAAGGGCGCAACACTTGAAAATATTATCCTTACAAGCAAGGAATTTTCACTCACGATTGACGGCTTTGCTCGCATAAATTTAAACTATCTCGATTACGAGGAATTTATACTATTTTTTAAGAAAAATTTGGATCAAGATCTGCTTTTTAGCTACTTTTTGGCTCACGGCAACGAGATAGCAAGTGCTTTTTTGGACTCCAGCGAGGTCACAGCTCACTTACAACAGCTCTTAAGAGCAAATTTAAGCGAGCAAAGTATTGCGATTTTAAAAGAATGTGCTCCAAAATGCCACGATATGCTTAGTACTTTTGGTATCTACAAAAACCTAAAAGAGCAGATGAAAATCTCAAAAGATAGTGTCTATAACACAGTAGCCAGCCTTAATGAAAATGGCTTTATAGAATTAGTACCAAATTTAGATGAGAGCAGCACGAGTAAAAAGCTCTACTTTACAAATTTTGCACTTCGCAACGCTTTATACCTAAAAAAGGATTTTTTAGCTGTCTTTGCAAATGTCGTTTTTTGCGAATTGCTTAAATTTAAAGATGAAATTTACTACACAAAAGAGATTGATTTCTTCCTTAATAAAAGGAAGATCGCGATCATCTGTGTACCGTTTTCTGCACCAGAGATCATCTTTTTAAAATTTAAAAAACTCCACGCAAGCTTAAAAGAGCTGGGTGTAAGTAAGCTTCAGATAATCAGCGTCGCAAACCAAGCCGAGCTTAGCTTTGAGGGCATAAAATGCGAAATTTTGCCCTTTTCTAGGTGGAGTCTAGGTTTATAA
- a CDS encoding S-adenosylmethionine tRNA ribosyltransferase → MRAFIGIFILIVGLFGYEINHENWAKFYKFIGEANGIKFEVYMNYFKDEFENFKQSKSFKVPAKISGHIFFDGTKYDYEKGNLEQNSSEISSLNAVSDKINLDVKNENGELKGKIIVKNKAYNATIKKEKEYEMLNIGIQMTEANGTRYEAIINDIFAKESAKKNKNKLLSTLYDLKSERKKWPNNQFESLDNIYYINDKIKSICTYKNNKTSCDVVLLKTNKKLKLKQIFKDMNDPHLKAILATAGVSENFVLSPLGLTFLNEEQISVPLDELRPYFSDEIGL, encoded by the coding sequence ATGAGAGCATTTATTGGGATTTTTATACTTATAGTAGGTCTATTTGGCTATGAGATAAATCACGAAAACTGGGCAAAATTTTATAAATTTATTGGTGAGGCAAATGGTATAAAATTTGAAGTTTATATGAACTATTTTAAAGATGAATTTGAAAATTTTAAGCAAAGTAAGAGCTTTAAAGTGCCGGCCAAGATAAGCGGACATATCTTTTTTGATGGTACAAAATACGACTACGAAAAAGGTAATCTTGAGCAAAATAGCAGTGAAATTTCGTCGCTAAATGCTGTATCTGATAAGATAAATTTAGACGTTAAAAATGAAAATGGCGAGCTAAAGGGCAAAATAATCGTTAAAAATAAAGCCTATAATGCAACTATCAAAAAAGAAAAAGAGTATGAAATGCTAAATATTGGCATTCAAATGACCGAAGCAAATGGCACAAGATACGAAGCTATAATTAACGATATATTTGCCAAAGAATCGGCTAAAAAAAATAAAAATAAATTGCTCTCGACACTTTATGACCTAAAAAGCGAGCGTAAAAAATGGCCAAATAACCAATTTGAAAGCCTAGATAACATCTACTATATAAATGACAAAATAAAAAGCATCTGTACCTATAAAAATAACAAAACTAGCTGCGATGTTGTCTTACTTAAAACCAACAAAAAGCTAAAGTTAAAGCAGATTTTTAAAGATATGAACGACCCTCATCTAAAAGCAATCCTCGCAACAGCAGGAGTTAGCGAGAATTTTGTACTTTCGCCACTTGGGCTTACCTTTTTAAACGAGGAGCAAATTAGCGTGCCGCTTGATGAGCTAAGACCTTACTTTAGCGATGAAATCGGACTTTAA
- a CDS encoding Eco57I restriction-modification methylase domain-containing protein — translation MPIFNTKFLLTQDQDEEKLKKRYINLQMYQAKASDIKSFKEEKFQTQFLKDIFEDCLGYTLDTTNPTNFNLEREKKNETDGKKADGAILINGEVRCVIELKDQTTQHLDKTPSSRELSPVDQAFRYLISHENAKYVVVSNFNELRFYIGNKTTFEKFDLFTANFDEFKRLHLLLSFESISTDLPLKLKEKFATHEREISNKFYKDFSAFRLTLFKNICKNNTSVDKNRLLSLTQKLCDRFVFILFAEDRGLLRLRTIAEIKDKFQNQVTELSFYDFYKIYFKAIDEGSERLDIKRYNGGLFAADTELDALKIDDSVLEAQFLSDYDFLSDIGVNILGHIFESSLNDLEELNAQINGNEFDAKQSKRKKDGIFYTPEFITEFIVENSLGMLCKAKKDELGLDLNELLAPKNPKKLTKAESEIKDKIYAYREWLLSLKILDPACGSGAFLNQALEFLIAEHGALDTYRKVYEGEGLGLYDIESTILENNLYGVDINADAVEIARLSLWLRTAVKGRVLTDLSKNLVAANSLLEFPFDFKFDVVIGNPPYVRQEAIKEQKPALQEYKVYSGTADLFVYFYELGITHLKENGFLGFICSNKFFRASYGENLRKFILENTQITHIIDFTGVKVFEDASVDSAITIFRKIRAGENSKFDFLASSTINLKTQKFIQIPQSTLNETNFTFLDKSKFELKSKIEKVAEPLKNWGIKIHSGIKTGLNEVFIIDSDTRDKILNNCTGEERERTQKLIRPILRGQDIKRYDYEWAGLWLICTFPALKIDIENFPSLKGYLQNFLPYIAQSGETINGKKCRKKTSNKWFETQDNIAYYEEFEKEKILCAKIVQSPKFAYDTNNNIPNNTAYCITGENLKFLLAFLNSTAVYKIFNFFYAGGGLEGEITTNRLEILPIPQITPQNENLANEIINLVDEILKANGKNKLYEKHMSALNLDEKLEAKENIDALNDKIKASDEKIDKLVFELYELTSDELALIAGGGGN, via the coding sequence ATGCCGATCTTTAATACAAAATTCTTACTAACCCAAGATCAAGACGAGGAGAAGCTTAAAAAGCGTTATATAAATTTGCAAATGTATCAGGCAAAAGCTAGCGACATTAAGAGCTTCAAAGAAGAGAAATTTCAAACTCAGTTTCTAAAAGATATCTTTGAAGACTGCCTTGGCTACACTTTGGACACTACTAATCCTACAAATTTCAATCTTGAGCGTGAGAAAAAGAACGAAACTGACGGCAAAAAGGCAGATGGGGCGATACTTATAAATGGCGAAGTTAGATGCGTGATCGAGCTAAAAGATCAGACCACACAGCATCTTGATAAAACTCCGTCCAGCCGCGAGCTTAGCCCAGTGGATCAAGCTTTTCGCTATCTTATCTCGCATGAAAATGCCAAATATGTCGTTGTTTCAAATTTTAATGAACTGCGTTTTTACATCGGCAATAAAACAACATTTGAAAAATTTGACCTTTTTACAGCAAACTTTGACGAGTTTAAAAGACTTCATTTACTGCTTAGCTTTGAGAGCATTAGCACGGATCTGCCGCTAAAGCTAAAAGAGAAATTTGCCACTCACGAGCGTGAAATTTCAAACAAATTTTATAAAGACTTTAGCGCATTTAGGCTCACTCTTTTTAAAAATATTTGCAAAAACAATACTAGCGTTGATAAAAATAGGCTTTTAAGCCTAACTCAAAAACTATGTGATAGGTTTGTCTTTATACTATTTGCTGAAGACCGCGGGCTACTAAGACTTCGCACGATAGCTGAGATAAAAGATAAATTTCAAAACCAAGTTACTGAGCTTAGTTTTTATGACTTTTACAAAATTTACTTTAAAGCCATTGATGAAGGCAGTGAACGTCTTGATATCAAACGCTATAATGGCGGTCTTTTTGCCGCAGACACTGAGCTTGATGCGCTAAAGATAGACGATAGCGTACTTGAAGCACAGTTTTTAAGCGACTATGACTTTTTAAGCGACATCGGTGTAAATATCCTAGGACATATCTTTGAAAGCTCACTAAACGACCTTGAAGAGCTAAATGCGCAAATAAATGGTAATGAATTTGATGCCAAACAGAGCAAACGTAAAAAAGATGGCATATTTTATACACCAGAGTTTATAACAGAATTTATAGTTGAAAATTCACTTGGCATGCTTTGTAAAGCTAAAAAAGATGAGCTAGGGCTTGATCTAAATGAGCTATTAGCACCAAAAAACCCAAAAAAATTAACCAAAGCAGAAAGTGAGATCAAAGACAAAATTTATGCTTACCGCGAGTGGCTCTTATCCCTTAAGATACTTGATCCAGCTTGCGGCTCTGGTGCATTTTTAAACCAAGCTTTAGAATTTCTAATTGCCGAGCATGGCGCATTAGACACTTACCGCAAAGTATATGAGGGCGAGGGCTTGGGACTTTACGATATAGAAAGCACCATTTTAGAAAACAACCTTTACGGCGTAGATATAAATGCCGATGCGGTCGAGATCGCTAGGCTATCTCTTTGGCTCCGCACAGCTGTAAAGGGACGAGTTTTGACAGATCTTAGTAAAAATTTAGTAGCAGCAAACTCGCTTTTAGAATTTCCTTTTGACTTTAAATTTGATGTCGTTATCGGCAATCCTCCCTATGTCAGACAAGAGGCGATAAAAGAGCAAAAGCCTGCCTTACAAGAATATAAAGTTTATAGTGGCACGGCTGATTTGTTTGTCTATTTTTATGAGCTTGGCATTACACATCTAAAAGAAAATGGGTTTTTAGGTTTTATATGTTCAAACAAATTTTTCCGTGCCAGCTATGGTGAAAATTTACGTAAATTTATATTAGAAAATACGCAAATAACACACATTATTGATTTTACTGGGGTTAAAGTTTTTGAAGACGCGAGCGTAGATAGTGCAATTACTATTTTTAGAAAAATAAGAGCCGGTGAAAATTCAAAATTTGATTTCCTAGCTTCAAGTACCATAAATTTAAAAACGCAAAAATTTATCCAAATACCACAATCCACGCTAAACGAAACAAATTTTACTTTTTTAGATAAGAGCAAATTTGAGCTAAAAAGCAAGATCGAAAAAGTTGCAGAGCCATTAAAAAATTGGGGCATAAAAATTCATTCTGGTATCAAAACAGGACTAAATGAAGTATTTATTATTGATAGTGACACCCGTGATAAAATTTTAAATAACTGCACTGGAGAAGAAAGAGAGCGGACACAAAAGCTCATTAGGCCGATCTTAAGGGGTCAAGATATAAAGCGTTATGACTATGAGTGGGCTGGGCTGTGGCTCATTTGCACTTTTCCGGCATTAAAGATAGATATTGAAAATTTTCCAAGTCTTAAGGGATATTTACAAAATTTCTTGCCTTATATAGCACAAAGTGGCGAAACCATAAATGGTAAAAAATGTCGCAAAAAAACATCAAATAAGTGGTTTGAGACGCAAGACAATATCGCTTATTATGAGGAATTCGAAAAAGAGAAAATTTTATGTGCAAAAATTGTGCAAAGTCCAAAATTTGCTTACGATACAAATAATAATATTCCAAACAATACTGCATATTGCATAACTGGCGAAAATTTAAAATTTTTATTAGCTTTTTTAAATTCAACAGCTGTTTATAAAATTTTCAACTTTTTCTATGCTGGAGGCGGACTTGAAGGCGAAATAACAACAAATCGCTTAGAAATTTTGCCTATCCCACAAATCACGCCACAAAATGAAAATTTAGCAAACGAGATAATAAATTTGGTCGATGAAATTTTAAAGGCCAATGGAAAAAACAAGCTTTACGAGAAGCACATGTCTGCTTTAAATCTTGATGAAAAGCTAGAAGCCAAAGAAAATATCGACGCGCTAAACGACAAAATCAAGGCAAGCGACGAAAAAATAGACAAACTTGTTTTTGAGCTTTATGAACTAACAAGCGATGAGCTCGCGCTTATAGCGGGGGGGGGGGGGAATTGA
- the rplD gene encoding 50S ribosomal protein L4, with protein MSKIHVLNDKFENSGELELPASYAEVNPHNLYLYVKSYLAGIRANTAHTKSRAFVSGGGKKPWRQKGRGGARAGSTRTNVWVGGAVAFGPTNEKNYFQKVNKKQKRLALEYALAVKAQDGKIFAVDSISIESGKTKDAANIIKNLKVKDALIVKDLLDDKTLLAFRNLANCYVVDANEVNAYLVSTFSSVIIEKAALKTITKEG; from the coding sequence ATGAGTAAAATTCACGTATTAAACGATAAATTTGAAAATTCAGGCGAGCTAGAGCTTCCTGCAAGCTACGCTGAAGTAAATCCGCACAACCTATATCTTTATGTAAAATCTTACCTTGCTGGTATAAGAGCAAATACGGCTCATACTAAAAGTCGTGCTTTTGTAAGCGGTGGTGGTAAAAAACCATGGAGACAAAAAGGACGTGGTGGTGCAAGAGCGGGTTCAACTAGAACTAACGTTTGGGTAGGCGGTGCAGTTGCATTTGGTCCAACAAACGAGAAAAACTATTTTCAAAAAGTCAATAAAAAACAAAAAAGACTAGCTCTTGAGTACGCTTTGGCAGTAAAAGCACAAGATGGTAAAATTTTCGCAGTAGATAGCATCTCAATCGAGTCTGGAAAGACAAAAGATGCAGCTAATATCATCAAAAATTTAAAAGTAAAAGACGCGCTTATCGTTAAAGATTTACTAGACGATAAAACACTACTTGCTTTTAGAAATTTAGCAAACTGCTATGTAGTAGATGCAAATGAGGTAAATGCTTATCTTGTCTCTACATTTAGTTCGGTTATTATTGAAAAAGCTGCACTAAAAACTATAACAAAAGAGGGCTAA